The stretch of DNA TATCAGCTTTGTGCATCGCATCTAAAACGCGATCGACAGAAGTGAAATCGAACACTCCATTTTGCGGTTCATGTGTACTCCATGTTGATTCGGCAATCCGGACAACATTAATCCCAGCTTCTTTCATCATTCGAATATCTTCTTCTAATCTTTCATAAGGCATATATTCATCGTAGTATGCGACTCCATATAATATTTTGTCTGCCATAATTTCTCCTCCTTCGAAACTAAGAAAACGCTTTATTACTTTTAATAATAGTTAAATTAATAATATATTTATGGTACTTATTAAAGAAAAGTGGTATTTTTATGAATAAAACTACTTTACTTAAAGAACATACCGAAAGGAAATGGAGCCATTTCCTACGAGAAACGGCTCCATAAACTTTAATTCTAAATCATTATCTTTGAGCTCTTCTTGCTTCCAATTCAGACACAATTTCATGATGCGGTTTTTCCCACTTATAAACAAAGGCCATAATAAGAATGGATACAACGCTAAAAATAATTGGCAGCCAAATGTAACTAAGAGAGATCATTAGAAGCGCAGAATCACTTTGCTGTTGATTGGCTACGTAACCGCCAGCAGCAAGTAACCAAGCCGGGATTGCACCGCCAAGACCAGAACCTAATTTAATTCCAATACCTGCTGCAGATACAAGGATACCTTGAGCACGGATTCCCGATTTCCACTCCCCATAGTCAACGGTATCTGCCATTAAGGTAAATAGTAATCCTGCCGGTAATCCCATACCGATAGATCCAATGATAGTTCCAGTAATGATCATTGGTACACTATCTCCACCCATATAGATGATGATTTGACCAATGATATTGATAGCAATACCAGTATTAATTAAGAGTACTTTGCTAAATTTTTTTGTTAAGAAAGGTACTGCCAAAATACCTACAAGTGAACACATCGCAAGAGTGTTGACGGTAGAAATGATTTCAGGCTTACCGATGTTGTAAGTAATGTAATAAATACCAGCAGACAATTTCATGATATACAACATAAAGAAGACGATACCCAATAGGGAAACTGCATACCAAGGACGATTTCCTTTAATTGCTTTTAAACTTTCTTTTACAGGAATCGATTCGTTACCTGAGATATTTTGAACACGTTCTCTTGTGTTAAAGAATGTAACAAAAAACAGGATTAGTCCCATTAGAGAGAATACTGTCATTGCGTAGAAGAAACCTTTTTGCTGATTGCCAGCACCAAAATAAGCAACAAGTGGTAATAGTGATAAGTTAACAATTAACCCGCCAAATTGTCCGCCAAACATACGGAACACATTGGCAACCGTTCTTTCTTGAACATTACTTGACATACTTGGAAGCATCGTGGTTAATGGGTTATTTACAGCCGCATATAACACATTCGCTGTAATATAAAAGATGTAAGCATAGGCCAATTTACCAGAAGCACTTAATTCAGGGCCCATAAACAATAAAATAGAAACGATTGTAAATGGAATACTAGACCATAAAATCCAAGGGCGTGATTTTCCCCATCTTGTATTGGTTTTATCGATTAAAATACCAAAGATTGGACTGTCAATCATATCTACAAATCTAGCAACTAGCATTAACGTACCAACAGCAGCAGCCTCTAGTCCGTATATATCAGTAAAGTAATAGGTTAAGTACGTGGTAATAACGGTGTAAATTAGGTTGGAACCGGTGTCTCCTAAACCGTAACTTACTTTTTCTAATAAGGACATTTTTTGATTGGTGCCTGTTGTTTGCTGCATTTTATGTAAATCTCTTTCTCTTACAGCCATGATTTTCCCTCCCAAGATAGTAAAAACGTTTGCATTTTTTGTTATTTTCTAATAAGTCTTAATGCCATATAAGGTTGTCCAGGTAATTCAATTACAGTTTGGTTCGTAACCGCTTTCTCGAGTGGGGTAATGGTCATATTCCAGGTATCGATTAGGTCGCCTTGGAATTCTGCCCTCTCTGGTAAAAACTCAAACACTTTAAAAATCGGCTGACTGTCACCAAAGTATATGAGTACATAAGAATCATCAGAAATACCAGCTGCCACTTCCCAATGAGAACTCTCGGCACCCAGTGGCGATAATCGCTTTGGCCCACCTTCTTCTATAAGCTTTCGTAAGAAACGGATTCTCTCTGGACTTTCACCGATTAACTTCCCACCGTGAGACCACCAAACAATATTGTTTTCATTTAGGTACGTTTCACCATGTGTCACATATGCTCCGCGGCATACACCTTCCCAAAACTGCTGAACCATTTTTTTCCCATTCATATTGCCCCAGCCGTTATTTATATTGCCTTCATAACGACACTCATCAATCAAAATTGGTTTTTTGTAGGTTTCATGCCACTTTGGAACAAAAAACAGATTATCGTGCTGAATACTTACGTGGCTGATATTTTCTTTTGTATGGTCATACCAATGGCTATTATTGACCGCGTGTACGGGCGGATTATGCCAATTATGTATTGAGATTGGATGTTGATAGGAATCTTCATCCACGACACATTGAATTAGTTCATCCCAAGCATCCTTCTTTTTCTGTTGCGCTAAATCCATCAGGTCATATTCATTTGCCATTGACCACCAGATATTCCGGAAAGATCCTAGCCTTGCGATAATATATTTTAAATAACGCAAATCATTCTCTTTCCCCATTGAAGCAAATCCCCAGTGATCGTATGGATGAAACAAAATCAAATCCACTTCAATCCCTAGTTTCTGCAATATATCAATTTGCTGTTCTAATTTTTGAAAGAATTGAGGGTTAAATCTTTCAAAATCGAAACCGCTTTCTTTCACCATCCAATCAGTGAAATCAAATGTGCCGGAATATAACTTTTTTTGCTCACCAACAAAAGGATAAAGAGCAGGTTCTGCTGTGTTATATTCATAGTATTTTGGAAAAACACACATCCGAATTTTATTGAATGGGCTTTCATTTAATGTTAATATCGTTTCTTTCTGCAACTCTTCTGATTGATGATTCCAAACATAACTAGTTGTTCCAAAAGGATAAAATGGCTTGCCATCCTCAAAGGCAAAATGGGTTTCATTCGAAACTCTAACAGGACCGTGATTTGTACCACTAGCTTCTACACAAGTAAAATTCCCTTTTAGATTATCAAGTTCTCCTTGATTGCTCCTGGTCATAAACGACCATTGACCTGGCTCATCTGGCATAAACCGGATTTTGTAAACTCCATTACCATCGTAAAATCCTCTAACTGAAATCTCTCTCTGTTTAAAGGTAAAATCAGCTTCTAATGAAACTTCTAAAAATGGATTTCCTACTTGAGGCCCATTAAGTGAAATTTCAACTCTATTCCAACGTTCGACATTCTGAGAAACAATCTCCATTTGATCATCTCCTTTTCTAATTTATTATTCTGTTCACAATACAAAAAATCAACTAAACTTTTTTATTTATGTAACCGGTTTACTTACTTACAGTATAATTAGTTCGTGATATAATTTATGGTAATATTTAAGGAAAAATAGTATTTTTCAGTATTTTTTAGAGGGGAAATATAACTATGAATCTAACCCAAACAGAGATTGAAACAGCTTGTAAATTAGTATATAACACGACAAACATACCAATCTTCTTCATAAAAAAAGATCAGGAAATAGTCCGGACCTTTAATAATATGTATTCTTCCTTAGTTGATCGAAAGAAAGTAACAAAAACATTAATTAACCACTTTTTTTCAATCCCGTTAACTAAACAAATCCAGATAGTTTATATAAACAATCGAAATGATACAATTGTTTTATTACCCTATCCAGGAAAAAACGATGAACGGATCATTCTTTGGCCGAATGCAGACAACTTCTTTTCGACCAATACATTAGATCCTCAAGATAATCAAATACCATCTGCTACAAACCACCTGTTTAACATGGGGATATTACTTCACTATCTTTTTTATAAAAAAACATTATCATTAAACCAAATTAAACAGGATAACGAAGAGTTAAATACATCTCCAACACCTGATATTATCGAATTAAAGATAATGGAACAACGCGAGAATAGTGATTACCATAGTTCTTTTCTTGCAGAAAAGAAAATCTGGCAGCATCTTCAAATGGGGAATAAAGAGAAAATGCTTTATTATCTAAAACTTCACTCCCAAGAAGGTATTTATGGTACTTTATCCAAAAAGGATTCACTTAGAAACAAGAAAAATCTATTAATCACTGTCATTACCCTTGCAACAAGGGCTGCAATGGAGGGAGGGCTTTATCCAGAGATTGCATATAATTTAAGTGATTCCTATATCCAGCATATTGAAGAATTAAAAAATATCGATTCTATCGTTAAACTTTTGGAAGAGATTTTAATTGACTTTACTGAAAGAGTTGTAAAAGCAAATCGTTCCCATTTCACCAAAACGATTCTCTTATGTCAGGATTACATTTTCAATCATTTATATGAAGAATTGACATTAGAATCGATTGCCAAACAGCTGAATATTAGCCCCTCCTATCTTTCTAATAAATTTAAAGAAGAGACAGGAGAGACCTTGAAAGCCTTTATTCAGCGCAAGAAAATTGAAGAGGCCAAAAACCTCATCGTTTATTCCGACCTAAGCATAAGTGAAATTTATTCCGTGTTAAATTTTCACGACCAAAGTTACTTTATTAAAGTATTTAAGAAATTAACAGGTGTTACACCAAAACAATTCAAAAATAATTTTATAATAAAACCATCCTGAATAAGAAGAAAACCTGTCGATTTCCGACAGGCTTTCTTTTTCCATTCAATTTAAACAGTTTGAACCAT from Neobacillus sp. CF12 encodes:
- a CDS encoding glycoside-pentoside-hexuronide (GPH):cation symporter, which codes for MAVRERDLHKMQQTTGTNQKMSLLEKVSYGLGDTGSNLIYTVITTYLTYYFTDIYGLEAAAVGTLMLVARFVDMIDSPIFGILIDKTNTRWGKSRPWILWSSIPFTIVSILLFMGPELSASGKLAYAYIFYITANVLYAAVNNPLTTMLPSMSSNVQERTVANVFRMFGGQFGGLIVNLSLLPLVAYFGAGNQQKGFFYAMTVFSLMGLILFFVTFFNTRERVQNISGNESIPVKESLKAIKGNRPWYAVSLLGIVFFMLYIMKLSAGIYYITYNIGKPEIISTVNTLAMCSLVGILAVPFLTKKFSKVLLINTGIAINIIGQIIIYMGGDSVPMIITGTIIGSIGMGLPAGLLFTLMADTVDYGEWKSGIRAQGILVSAAGIGIKLGSGLGGAIPAWLLAAGGYVANQQQSDSALLMISLSYIWLPIIFSVVSILIMAFVYKWEKPHHEIVSELEARRAQR
- a CDS encoding DUF5060 domain-containing protein gives rise to the protein MEIVSQNVERWNRVEISLNGPQVGNPFLEVSLEADFTFKQREISVRGFYDGNGVYKIRFMPDEPGQWSFMTRSNQGELDNLKGNFTCVEASGTNHGPVRVSNETHFAFEDGKPFYPFGTTSYVWNHQSEELQKETILTLNESPFNKIRMCVFPKYYEYNTAEPALYPFVGEQKKLYSGTFDFTDWMVKESGFDFERFNPQFFQKLEQQIDILQKLGIEVDLILFHPYDHWGFASMGKENDLRYLKYIIARLGSFRNIWWSMANEYDLMDLAQQKKKDAWDELIQCVVDEDSYQHPISIHNWHNPPVHAVNNSHWYDHTKENISHVSIQHDNLFFVPKWHETYKKPILIDECRYEGNINNGWGNMNGKKMVQQFWEGVCRGAYVTHGETYLNENNIVWWSHGGKLIGESPERIRFLRKLIEEGGPKRLSPLGAESSHWEVAAGISDDSYVLIYFGDSQPIFKVFEFLPERAEFQGDLIDTWNMTITPLEKAVTNQTVIELPGQPYMALRLIRK
- a CDS encoding helix-turn-helix domain-containing protein → MNLTQTEIETACKLVYNTTNIPIFFIKKDQEIVRTFNNMYSSLVDRKKVTKTLINHFFSIPLTKQIQIVYINNRNDTIVLLPYPGKNDERIILWPNADNFFSTNTLDPQDNQIPSATNHLFNMGILLHYLFYKKTLSLNQIKQDNEELNTSPTPDIIELKIMEQRENSDYHSSFLAEKKIWQHLQMGNKEKMLYYLKLHSQEGIYGTLSKKDSLRNKKNLLITVITLATRAAMEGGLYPEIAYNLSDSYIQHIEELKNIDSIVKLLEEILIDFTERVVKANRSHFTKTILLCQDYIFNHLYEELTLESIAKQLNISPSYLSNKFKEETGETLKAFIQRKKIEEAKNLIVYSDLSISEIYSVLNFHDQSYFIKVFKKLTGVTPKQFKNNFIIKPS